In one Denticeps clupeoides unplaced genomic scaffold, fDenClu1.1, whole genome shotgun sequence genomic region, the following are encoded:
- the LOC114772616 gene encoding NADPH oxidase organizer 1-like, with protein MSAQRYPAKIRIMGVMQKESVKMFIASVLWSDHGEVIIYRSYQDFKKFHKQLKKKFPREKSFPRGERILPTFRGVKTSFQKKGPSKMARRSKLLEKYCTELLQCDPNVIQSSEVIQFFLPKEHDLQPEFARNSIMVLLSDDVAETPAAWNPHEKRFSVGNVTQPFVTKTYRTVAPYETKDTKNRPFKVGVEERLDVLIKDQAGWWLVENEAKRLAWFPAPYLEVCEEEEEDGVDATVAACSLYCAVKNYASRKDDEVSVNIGAVVEVLQKSDDGWWLIRYDGRAGYIPSMYLQPYNSPYVGLQMLHGQVYRSTLNLSTAVATPSMAAEKMKSRSLETLLEPRRGPDPDLGESRESGLSSESSSEAEFSFTSSGSNSPTFSLSGKGEEAELRGSGQPKLGAERNESPERGCRALPKVPPRPQAQEILTRCTTYTRKVAMETRAKLLPRGMEIPAC; from the exons ATGAGCGCGCAGCGGTACCCCGCGAAAATCCGGATTATGGGAGTGATGCAAAAGGAGAGTGTGAAG ATGTTCATCGCCtcggtgctgtggtcagatcaTGGAGAAGTGATCATCTACAGGTCGTACCAAGACTTCAAGAAATTCCAC AAACAGCTGAAAAAGAAATTTCCCAGAGAAAAATCTTTTCCTCGAGGAGAGAGGATTCTCCCGACATTCAGAg GTGTGAAGACCAGCTTTCAGAAGAAGGGCCCCAGCAAGATGGCTCGCCGCTCGAAGCTCCTGGAGAAGTACTGCACCGAACTGCTGCAGTGCGACCCCAACGTCATCCAGAGTTCAGAGGTCATCCAGTTCTTCCTGCCCAAGGAGCACGACCTGCAGCCCGAGTTTGCGAGGAACAG CATCATGGTGCTGCTGTCTGATGACGTGGCGGAAACGCCGGCTGCCTGGAACCCTCACGAGAAGCGCTTCAGCGTGGGAAACGTCACACAGCCGTTCGTGACCAAGACGTACCGCACGGTCGCCCCGTATGAGACCAAGGACACCAAGAACAGGCCCTTCAAAGTGGGTGTGGAGGAAAGGCTCGACGTTCTCATCAAAGACCAAGCAG GATGGTGGCTGGTAGAAAATGAAGCCAAACGTCTGGCCTGGTTCCCTGCCCCCTACTTGGAGGTgtgtgaggaagaagaggaagacggCGTTGACGCCACAGTCGCTGCCT GTTCCCTGTACTGTGCCGTTAAGAACTACGCCTCAAGGAAAGACGATGAGGTGTCGGTGAACATCGGCGCTGTTGTGGAAGTGCTGCAGAAGTCGGACGATGGCTGGTGGCTCATCAG GTACGATGGGCGGGCGGGCTACATTCCCTCCATGTACCTGCAGCCGTATAACAGTCCCTACGTCGGCCTACAGATGCTCCACGGCCAAGTGTACAGATCCACCCTGAACCTGTCCACCGCGGTGGCCACGCCCTCCATGGCTGCCGAGAAAATGAAGTCCCGGTCCCTGGAGACGCTGCTCGAGCCTCGGCGGGGGCCCGACCCGGACCTCGGCGAGAGCCGAGAGAGCGGCCTCAGCTCCGAGTCCAGCTCCGAGGCCGAGTTCAGCTTCACCTCTTCCGGCAGCAACTCGCCCACCTTCAGCCTCTCCGGCAAAGGGGAGGAGGCGGAGCTCCGGGGAAGCGGCCAGCCCAAGCTGGGGGCTGAACGTAacgagagcccagagagggggTGCAGGGCCCTGCCCAAGGTCCCACCCCGTCCCCAGGCACAAGAGATCCTGACACGCTGCACCACCTACACCCGCAAGGTCGCCATGGAAACCAGGGCTAAACTGTTACCCCGCGGCATGGAAATCCCAGCATGTTAA
- the LOC114772610 gene encoding glucose-induced degradation protein 4 homolog, translating into MPVRAGPLRSSLMALQSSASLVPPPPIHTQQPGAVTSLLYSGSRFRGHQKSKGNSYDVEVVLQHVTMEDSYLCGYLKIKGLTEEYPTLTTFFAGEIISPKRPFLTRKWDADEDVDRKHWGKFQAFYQYAKTFNSDDFDYEELKNSDYIFMRWKEQFLVPDHTIKDISGASFAGFYYICFQKSTSTIEGYYYHRSSEWYQSLNLTHIPEHSVAIYEFR; encoded by the exons ATGCCGGTCCGCGCCGGCCCCCTCCGCAGCTCCCTCATGGCCCTCCAGTCCTCGGCCTCGCTTGTTCCGCCGCCCCCGATCCACACGCAGCAGCCCGGCGCGGTCACCTCGCTGCTGTACAGCGGCTCCCGCTTCCGCGGCCACCAGAAGAGCAAGGGCAACTCGTACGACGTGGAGGTGGTGCTGCAG CACGTCACCATGGAGGACTCGTATCTGTGCGGGTACCTGAAGATAAAAGGGCTGACGGAG GAGTACCCGACGCTGACCACGTTCTTCGCGGGGGAGATCATCAGCCCGAAGCGGCCCTTCCTCACCCGGAAGTGGGACGCAGACGAGGATGTGGACCGGAAGCACTGG GGAAAGTTCCAGGCCTTCTACCAGTATGCCAAAACCTTCAACTCGGACGACTTCGACTATGAGGAGCTGAAGAACAGTGATTACATCTTCATGAGGTGGAAG GAGCAGTTCCTGGTCCCAGATCACACCATCAAGGACATAAGCGGCGCCTCGTTCGCCGGATTCTACTACATCTGCTTCCAGAAGTCCACCTCCACCATCGAGGGATATTATTACCACCGGAGCTCCGAGTG gTACCAGTCTCTGAACCTGACCCACATCCCCGAGCACAGCGTGGCCATCTATGAGTTCCGGTGA
- the LOC114772603 gene encoding ATP synthase mitochondrial F1 complex assembly factor 2-like, translating into MMWGRLVRVRGGVAPTLLPLAVRHEGRSLGRTPFFQNASYSTAAAERKKFYKDVSISQGDGGLFEISLDRRKLRTPGGKLFTVPNEALAIAVATEWDAQKDTLKFYTMHMTTLCNTALDNPTQRNQVQMISAALKFLETDTVCYRVEEPPGLVELQKNEWDPVMAWIEKRYNVVIGSSSDIMGPSIPEETKETFRQHLLSYNFWSLTGLEYVITQLKSVVLSLGLVDRHLSVEQAVLLSRLEEEYQIQRWGNVEWAHDYDMYELRARSAAGALFVQLSSESCTVKRKLLQD; encoded by the exons ATGATGTGGGGACGACTTGTGAGAGTTCGTGGTGGGGTCGCTCCGACGCTCTTGCCTCTTGCTGTCAGACATGAAGGTCGTAGTCTTGGTCGGACACCTTTCTTTCAGAACGCATCGTACTCCACTGCCGCAGCAG AGAGAAAGAAGTTCTACAAAGATGTCAGTATCTCACAAGGCGACG GCGGGCTGTTTGAGATCAGTCTGGACAGGCGGAAGTTGAGAACCCCTGGAGGAAAACTGTTCACGGTACCGAATGAAGCCTTGGCCATTGCCGTGGCGACGGAATGGGACGCTCAGAAAGACACGCTCAAGTTCTACACGATGCACATG ACCACTCTGTGCAACACTGCCTTGGACAACCCTACCCAGCGCAATCAGGTCCAGATGATCTCAGCAGCTCTGAAGTTTTTAGAGACAGACACTGTGTG CTACAGAGTGGAAGAGCCTCCTGGTCTGGTTGAGCTTCAGAAGAATGAGTGGGACCCTGTGATGGCCTGGATTGAGAAAAG GTACAATGTTGTCATTGGCTCATCTTCAGATATAATGGGTCCAAGTATCCCAGAAGAAACGAAGGAGACCTTTCGTCAGCATCTGCTCTCTTATAATTTCTGGTCGCTCACAG GCCTGGAGTACGTGATCACTCAGCTGAAGTCCGTGGTTCTGTCCCTCGGACTGGTCGACAGACACCTGAGCGTGGAGCAGGCGGTGCTACTGTCTCGTTTGGAGGAGGAGTACCAG ATCCAGCGCTGGGGCAATGTGGAGTGGGCTCACGACTACGACATGTACGAGCTGCGAGCGCGCTCAGCGGCGGGAGCTCTGTTTGTGCAGCTGTCCTCTGAGAGCTGTACGGTCAAACGCAAACTCCTGCAGGACTGA